Proteins encoded in a region of the Rutidosis leptorrhynchoides isolate AG116_Rl617_1_P2 chromosome 9, CSIRO_AGI_Rlap_v1, whole genome shotgun sequence genome:
- the LOC139868011 gene encoding receptor-like protein kinase ANXUR2 — MASSIKEFAQSKLPLSFILEATNNFSNKNIIGKGEFGNVYKMQIDTDVDTKCSARRFNRKGRLRDDAFLTEISVLSRLQGNINVVCMFGFCEEEGEKIIVYEHYKKGSLEYYISKPTRLKWPERLRIANNLASAIAWIHDTRGRSYYVIHRNINSYTILLNDSWTPALSGFEYCIEGPVSRSNQVFRCKAIGTKGYMDPAIEKNDGRKANPENGLLAPLAKLNFEKGTLQNIIHPKLLNQMGPRSLKLFSEAAYSCLEDDPERRPDPLNLLNQLKLAETVNELQSLVNSLVILD; from the exons ATGGCATCTTCAATCAAAGAGTTCGCTCAGTCTAAACTCCCACTTTCATTCATATTAGAGGCAACAAACAACTTTTCTAATaaaaatatcatcgggaaaggtgaaTTTGGGAACGTCTACAAGATGCAAATTGATACCGATGTGGACACAAAATGTTCTGCACGGAGGTTCAATCGTAAGGGTAGGCTACGAGACGATGCGTTCTTGACTGAGATCTCAGTGCTTTCTCGTTTGCAGGGTAACATTAATGTTGTCTGTATGTTTGGGTTTTGTGAGGAGGAAGGGGAGAAGATCATCGTATACGAGCATTATAAAAAAGGAAGTCTCGAGTATTATATAAGCAAGCCGACCCGCCTCAAATGGCCTGAAAGATTGCGTATAGCTAATAATCTTGCGTCTGCTATTGCATGGATCCATGATACGAGGGGACGGAGTTATTATGTTATACATCGCAATATTAATAGCTACACAATTTTACTAAATGATTCATGGACACCTGCGTTATCTGGCTTTGAATATTGTATCGAAGGGCCGGTAAGTCGAAGTAACCAAGTTTTCCGTTGTAAAGCTATTGGCACAAAAGGGTATATGGACCCGGCAATTGAAAAGAATGACG GGAGAAAAGCAAACCCAGAAAATGGGTTGCTAGCTCCACTGGCCAAATTAAATTTTGAAAAAGGAACACTTCAAAATATAATCCATCCCAAACTGTTGAATCAAATGGGACCGAGATCCCTTAAGCTGTTTTCAGAGGCAGCGTACTCTTGCTTAGAAGACGACCCAGAACGACGCCCGGATCCACTAAATCTTCTTAACCAACTTAAGCTAGCAGAGACTGTTAATGAG ttaCAATCACTCGTCAACAGTTTAGTGATACTAGATTAA